In Uranotaenia lowii strain MFRU-FL chromosome 2, ASM2978415v1, whole genome shotgun sequence, one genomic interval encodes:
- the LOC129744786 gene encoding transmembrane protein 53-A-like isoform X2, which yields MIPSRGLAVQEITRSLQLISEDKRSIEKDPKTLQLKRSSDKPTVFIISWLAAKQKHLQKYAKIYIDQGFDVIVAQITPWQLLWPMKGSQLVAAEIVKFLKNNEFKNGLIIHGFSVAGYVWGECLVHIARDLNQYQVVLDRVKGQIWDSAADITEISVGVPTALFPRNPTLQNALRKYMLYHMKAFHEPATSHYIRSSQMFHTNLLRCPALFLVSKTDPVGTELANGRVRDSWESSGVKCTFKVWDRSPHVGHFQRHPEEYVECVFAHLRQLDLTGTKQALRAKL from the exons ATGATTCCCAGTCGAGGGCTGGCCGTCCAGGAAATCACCCGGTCACTTCAACTGATCAGCGAGGACAAACGTAGCATCGAGAAGGATCCCAAAACGCTACA GCTCAAGCGCAGCTCCGACAAACCGACCGTTTTCATCATTTCCTGGCTGGCGGCCAAGCAAAAGCATCTGCAGAAATATGCTAAAATATATATAGACCAGGGCTTCGATGTGATTGTGGCCCAAATCACCCCCTGGCAGTTGCTGTGGCCCATGAAGGGTTCTCAG TTGGTGGCAGCGGAAATTGTGAAGTTCTTGAAGAACAACGAATTCAAAAACGGTCTGATCATTCACGGCTTTTCGGTTGCCGGTTACGTTTGGGGCGAATGTTTGGTGCACATCGCTCGTGATCTAAACCAATACCAGGTGGTGTTGGATCGCGTCAAGGGTCAGATCTGGGACAGTGCGGCAGATATTACGGAAATTTCCGTCGGAGTCCCGACGGCTCTGTTCCCCCGCAATCCGACGCTTCAAAATGCGTTGCGGAAATATATGCT TTATCATATGAAAGCGTTCCACGAGCCGGCCACGTCACACTACATCCGGTCCAGCCAAATGTTCCACACCAATCTGTTGAGATGTCCGGCGCTGTTCCTGGTATCGAAAACCGATCCCGTCGGAACAGAATTGGCCAACGGGCGCGTTCGGGACAGCTGGGAAAGTAGTGGAGTTAAG TGTACTTTCAAAGTGTGGGACAGGTCGCCGCACGTGGGCCACTTCCAGCGGCATCCGGAGGAGTACGTCGAATGTGTGTTCGCCCATCTGCGGCAGCTCGATCTGACTGGAACGAAACAGGCACTCCGGGCCAAGCTGTAA